The following are encoded together in the Streptomyces sp. NBC_00358 genome:
- a CDS encoding ABC transporter permease, producing the protein MNSLIKLEITRALRNRKFLFFSVIYPSALFLLIAGSADSTTKVPGTGLTLPTFFMVSMASFGALTAVLMGNSERIAKERESGWVRQLRLTTLPGRGYVFAKTASAAVISLPSIVIVFVVAAVVKDVRLDAWQWLALTGVIWAGSLVFAALGVAIGYLASGDAVRPITMIVYFGLSMLGGLWMPTTTFPDWLQDIAKWLPTHAYAALGQAIELGNAPHAKDIAILAVSFAVFAGGAAWLYRKDTLKA; encoded by the coding sequence GTGAACAGTCTCATCAAGCTGGAGATCACCCGCGCCCTGCGCAACCGGAAGTTCCTGTTCTTCTCGGTGATCTACCCCTCGGCCCTGTTCCTGCTGATCGCCGGCAGCGCCGACAGCACCACCAAGGTGCCCGGCACCGGCCTCACCCTGCCGACCTTCTTCATGGTCTCCATGGCCTCCTTCGGCGCCCTGACGGCCGTCCTGATGGGCAACAGCGAACGCATCGCGAAGGAGCGGGAGAGCGGCTGGGTACGGCAGTTGAGGCTCACCACGCTGCCGGGCCGCGGCTATGTGTTCGCCAAGACGGCCAGCGCCGCCGTGATCAGCCTGCCGTCGATCGTGATCGTCTTCGTGGTCGCGGCGGTGGTGAAGGACGTACGCCTGGACGCCTGGCAGTGGCTCGCGCTCACCGGCGTGATCTGGGCCGGCAGCCTCGTCTTCGCCGCGCTCGGCGTCGCCATCGGCTATCTCGCGAGCGGGGACGCGGTCCGTCCGATCACGATGATCGTCTACTTCGGTCTGTCGATGCTCGGCGGCCTGTGGATGCCGACGACCACCTTCCCCGACTGGCTGCAGGACATAGCGAAGTGGCTGCCCACGCACGCGTACGCTGCCCTGGGGCAGGCCATCGAACTGGGCAACGCCCCGCACGCGAAGGACATCGCGATCCTCGCCGTCTCCTTCGCCGTCTTCGCGGGCGGCGCGGCCTGGCTGTACCGGAAGGACACGCTGAAGGCGTGA
- a CDS encoding ABC transporter ATP-binding protein: MTTTAATTTTSVVRFESVTKSYGDVRAVDGLTLDLHPGETVALLGPNGAGKSTTLDLLLGLKNADSGTVRVFGTGPREAIVAGRVGAMLQSGGLMDEVTVGELVKLACDLHPKPYRAGDVLTRAGITQIADRKVNKLSGGQAQRVRFALATAGDSDLIVLDEPTTGMDVSARQAFWATMREQADQGRTVLFATHYLEEADAIADRVLVLHRGRLLADGTAAEIKAKAGARRVAFDLEGAIDEAPLRALPFLTSITVSKSGSAAGSGQTVRIQSSDADATVHALYGLGVYPRNLEVAGLGLEQAFVAITAAEEATLAAAAEATRAPASQATRTAAEEATSK, translated from the coding sequence ATGACAACGACTGCGGCGACCACCACCACATCGGTGGTCCGGTTCGAATCGGTGACGAAGAGCTACGGGGACGTCCGGGCCGTGGACGGCCTGACGCTCGACCTGCACCCCGGCGAGACCGTGGCCCTCCTCGGCCCCAACGGCGCGGGCAAGTCGACCACGCTGGACCTGCTGCTCGGCCTCAAGAACGCCGACAGCGGGACGGTCCGGGTGTTCGGCACCGGCCCGCGCGAGGCGATCGTGGCCGGCCGGGTGGGCGCCATGCTCCAGAGCGGCGGACTCATGGACGAGGTAACCGTCGGTGAACTGGTCAAGCTCGCCTGCGATCTGCACCCGAAGCCGTACCGCGCCGGTGACGTCCTCACCCGCGCCGGCATCACCCAGATCGCCGACCGCAAGGTCAACAAGCTCTCCGGCGGCCAGGCACAGCGCGTCCGCTTCGCCCTCGCCACGGCCGGCGACAGCGACCTGATCGTCCTCGACGAGCCCACCACCGGCATGGACGTCTCCGCCCGGCAGGCCTTCTGGGCCACCATGCGCGAGCAGGCCGACCAGGGCCGTACGGTCCTGTTCGCCACGCACTACCTGGAGGAGGCCGACGCCATAGCGGACCGGGTGCTCGTCCTGCACCGGGGACGGCTGCTGGCCGACGGCACCGCCGCCGAGATCAAGGCCAAGGCCGGCGCCCGCCGCGTCGCGTTCGACCTGGAGGGCGCGATCGACGAGGCCCCGCTGCGCGCGCTGCCGTTCCTCACCTCGATCACTGTGTCCAAAAGCGGCTCCGCCGCGGGGTCCGGGCAGACCGTCCGCATCCAGTCCTCCGACGCGGACGCCACCGTCCACGCGCTGTACGGGCTCGGGGTCTACCCCCGCAACCTCGAAGTCGCCGGGCTCGGCCTGGAGCAGGCCTTCGTCGCCATCACCGCCGCCGAGGAGGCCACCCTCGCGGCGGCCGCGGAGGCCACCCGCGCTCCGGCCTCACAGGCCACCCGCACCGCCGCCGAGGAGGCCACGTCCAAGTGA
- a CDS encoding sensor histidine kinase, producing MTEDPLPDGARTDRIVRMGESPRNLREALRKSVWIVIWLVFLSSPVQDLVSGHHTSAATAAGWVGLAAFVAVYLMLVFRHMGKAFTGSLAVTLMVIALGALAVVLCLTLGAPWLGLFVYVSVACGTTFPLRVSYWTIPLTAVVMLLVGLHGGERDARNLVLLVVLIGFAMTGVRQLVRTTVELRKARATVAQLAANEERLRLARDLHDLLGHSLSLITLKSELAGRMLPDHPDKAAQQVADIEQVSRQALVDVREAVTGYRRPRLAGELAGAQVALTAADVVADLPAEPDLDGVPEECESALAWALREAVTNVVRHSDARRCSVELVRRQTLDGPVLELTVQDDGSGGSSGAVHGNGLTGLTERLEKAGGSLEAGRVRRGFRLVARAPLADDRASADTADDPVGSGA from the coding sequence ATGACGGAAGACCCGCTGCCCGACGGGGCCCGCACGGACCGGATCGTGAGGATGGGAGAGTCCCCGCGCAACCTCCGCGAGGCCCTGCGCAAGTCGGTGTGGATCGTCATCTGGCTGGTGTTCCTCAGCTCGCCGGTCCAGGACCTCGTCTCCGGCCACCACACGTCCGCGGCCACCGCGGCCGGCTGGGTGGGCCTCGCGGCCTTCGTCGCGGTCTATCTGATGCTGGTCTTCCGGCACATGGGCAAGGCGTTCACGGGCTCCCTGGCCGTCACCCTCATGGTGATCGCCCTCGGCGCGCTGGCCGTCGTCCTGTGCCTGACGCTCGGGGCGCCCTGGCTCGGCCTGTTCGTCTACGTCTCGGTCGCCTGCGGGACGACGTTCCCGCTGCGCGTCTCGTACTGGACCATCCCGCTGACCGCCGTCGTGATGCTGCTCGTCGGCCTGCACGGCGGCGAGCGGGACGCCCGCAACCTCGTCCTGCTCGTCGTCCTCATCGGATTCGCGATGACCGGCGTACGGCAGCTTGTCCGCACGACGGTGGAGCTGCGCAAGGCGCGGGCCACCGTCGCCCAGCTCGCCGCGAACGAGGAGCGCCTGCGGCTCGCCCGGGACCTGCACGACCTGCTCGGCCACTCCCTCTCGCTGATCACGCTGAAGAGCGAACTGGCCGGGCGGATGCTCCCCGACCACCCCGACAAGGCGGCCCAGCAGGTCGCCGACATCGAACAGGTCAGCCGCCAGGCCCTGGTGGACGTGCGCGAGGCGGTCACCGGCTACCGGCGGCCCCGGCTGGCCGGTGAACTCGCGGGCGCCCAGGTCGCGTTGACCGCGGCGGACGTGGTGGCCGACCTGCCGGCCGAACCCGATCTCGACGGTGTTCCCGAGGAGTGCGAGTCCGCGCTGGCCTGGGCGCTGCGTGAGGCGGTCACCAACGTCGTACGGCACAGCGACGCCCGGCGCTGCTCGGTGGAACTCGTCCGGCGCCAGACCCTGGACGGCCCGGTGCTCGAACTGACGGTGCAGGACGACGGCTCGGGCGGCTCCTCGGGCGCCGTCCACGGCAACGGTCTGACGGGCCTGACCGAACGCCTGGAGAAGGCGGGCGGATCACTGGAGGCGGGACGCGTCCGGCGTGGATTCCGACTGGTCGCACGGGCGCCCCTGGCGGACGACCGGGCCTCCGCGGACACGGCGGACGACCCCGTAGGATCCGGTGCATGA